A stretch of Kaistella flava (ex Peng et al. 2021) DNA encodes these proteins:
- a CDS encoding DUF885 domain-containing protein, which translates to MKNLICTAFLGVFFLTGFTSCKKSDSPLTKVTPVEVDSIAANYYEQYLKLYPLEATSQGDLRYNDQLPINIDKDFISGEISFYNSVQNELKKLDYKSLNDDDKTVYDVLDYTLKDKIERYAYHPEYIPFTQFGGLPLDFPLLGSGEGSQPFKTEKDYEDWLKRMEKFPEWMDTAEGNFREGIKNSFVLPKKLVIKMIPQMNAEELTSSDFDKNIFYGPVKNFPKNFSSAQKQKLTAAYKDVVSKKIVPAYTKMGTFLETEYLPKARNTDGINALPKGNEIYAYYVKSWTTTTKSPEEINKIGLEQVAMLRAEMDKVKQELGFTGTLEEFITHVKEDPKAMPYKTEKEVIGAFNGILTKITPKLKTMFGVTPITPFEIRQTEKFREATASAEYIQGTPDGKRPGIFYIPIPDPTKFNVTSGMESLFLHEAIPGHHYQISLQQENTKLPKFMRFGWFGAYGEGWAHYCETLGPEFGLYTDPYQKMGYLSDQMLRAVRLVIDTGIHTGTMTREEAIKYFLSNVSYDEGSAIAEVERYMAMPGQALGYKIGSLKFRELRDKYTKEFGTKFSLPNFHDEVLNQGCLPLDVLDRKMENWAKKQ; encoded by the coding sequence ATGAAAAACTTAATATGCACTGCTTTTTTAGGAGTATTTTTCTTGACCGGATTTACAAGTTGTAAAAAATCGGATTCACCGTTAACTAAAGTAACACCAGTTGAAGTGGATTCTATTGCAGCTAATTATTACGAGCAATATTTAAAACTTTATCCTTTAGAAGCCACTTCTCAAGGTGATTTACGTTATAACGATCAGTTGCCGATTAACATTGATAAAGATTTTATCTCTGGTGAAATTTCTTTTTATAATTCTGTTCAAAATGAATTAAAGAAACTGGATTATAAATCACTTAATGACGATGATAAAACGGTTTACGATGTTCTTGATTATACTTTGAAGGATAAAATTGAGCGATATGCTTATCATCCAGAATATATTCCTTTTACTCAATTTGGCGGGTTGCCACTGGATTTTCCTTTACTTGGAAGCGGAGAGGGAAGCCAACCTTTTAAAACTGAAAAGGATTATGAAGATTGGTTAAAGAGAATGGAAAAATTTCCAGAATGGATGGATACTGCGGAAGGGAATTTCCGAGAAGGAATTAAGAACAGTTTCGTTTTGCCGAAGAAACTCGTGATAAAAATGATTCCTCAAATGAATGCTGAAGAATTAACAAGTTCAGATTTCGATAAAAACATTTTCTACGGTCCTGTTAAAAATTTCCCGAAAAACTTTAGCAGCGCACAAAAACAAAAATTGACCGCAGCATACAAAGATGTTGTTTCTAAAAAAATAGTTCCTGCTTATACCAAAATGGGAACTTTCCTGGAAACAGAATATTTGCCTAAAGCAAGAAATACAGATGGAATTAATGCCTTGCCAAAAGGAAATGAGATTTACGCTTATTATGTTAAAAGTTGGACGACTACTACTAAAAGTCCTGAAGAGATCAATAAAATAGGTTTGGAACAAGTGGCGATGCTTCGAGCAGAAATGGACAAAGTAAAACAAGAACTGGGTTTTACCGGAACACTGGAAGAATTTATTACCCACGTAAAAGAAGATCCGAAAGCAATGCCTTATAAAACGGAAAAGGAAGTTATCGGTGCGTTCAATGGAATCTTAACTAAGATTACTCCGAAATTAAAAACGATGTTTGGCGTAACTCCGATTACTCCATTTGAAATTCGTCAAACTGAAAAGTTTAGAGAAGCCACCGCAAGTGCAGAATATATTCAGGGAACTCCAGATGGGAAAAGACCGGGGATTTTCTATATTCCAATTCCTGATCCGACGAAATTCAATGTGACTTCAGGAATGGAGTCTTTGTTTCTACATGAAGCCATTCCAGGTCATCATTATCAAATTTCTTTACAACAGGAAAATACAAAACTTCCTAAATTCATGCGTTTTGGCTGGTTCGGTGCGTATGGTGAAGGTTGGGCGCATTACTGTGAAACCTTAGGTCCAGAGTTTGGTTTGTACACCGATCCTTATCAGAAAATGGGTTATTTGAGCGATCAAATGCTGCGTGCTGTAAGATTGGTGATCGATACCGGAATACACACCGGAACGATGACTCGTGAAGAAGCGATTAAATATTTTCTTAGTAATGTTTCTTATGACGAAGGAAGTGCAATCGCAGAAGTAGAGCGTTATATGGCAATGCCAGGACAAGCTTTAGGTTATAAAATTGGCTCATTGAAATTCCGTGAATTGCGAGATAAATATACAAAAGAGTTCGGAACCAAATTCAGTTTGCCAAATTTCCATGATGAGGTTTTGAATCAAGGGTGTTTGCCTTTGGACGTTCTAGACCGTAAAATGGAGAATTGGGCGAAGAAGCAATAA
- a CDS encoding MotA/TolQ/ExbB proton channel family protein, with product MFLQTPTQIINTTTETHVFSLWEILFGGGIVGNIIMISIFLLGILALYIFLERYFFIKRASKQTPNFLENIKDFVQEGKIVTAIDYCKTIDSPEARMIEKGLARIGRPISDISNAMQNQGQLEVSKLEKNLNILASASGAAPMLGFLGTVVGMIMAFFEISNVTGAVSPKLLASGIYTAMATTAVGLFIGIPAYFFYNILVTNVDRLVLKIQTHVNDFLDTLNTPL from the coding sequence ATGTTTTTACAAACACCTACGCAAATCATCAATACCACAACAGAAACGCATGTTTTTTCACTTTGGGAAATTCTTTTCGGAGGAGGAATTGTCGGTAATATTATTATGATTTCTATTTTCCTTTTGGGAATTTTAGCTCTTTATATATTCTTAGAACGCTATTTTTTCATCAAAAGAGCCTCCAAACAAACTCCTAACTTCTTAGAAAACATTAAAGACTTTGTACAAGAAGGCAAAATCGTAACAGCGATAGATTACTGCAAAACCATTGATTCTCCTGAAGCAAGAATGATTGAAAAAGGGTTGGCCAGAATTGGAAGACCTATTTCTGACATTTCAAATGCGATGCAAAATCAAGGACAACTGGAAGTTTCGAAGTTGGAAAAAAACCTCAACATTTTAGCATCTGCTTCTGGAGCAGCACCAATGTTAGGGTTCTTAGGAACCGTTGTCGGAATGATCATGGCGTTTTTCGAAATCTCAAATGTAACCGGTGCGGTAAGTCCAAAATTATTAGCATCCGGAATTTACACCGCGATGGCAACAACGGCAGTCGGTTTATTCATCGGAATTCCTGCTTACTTTTTCTATAATATTTTGGTAACCAATGTAGACCGTTTGGTTTTAAAAATTCAAACCCACGTCAATGACTTTTTGGATACTTTAAATACCCCGCTGTAA
- a CDS encoding ExbD/TolR family protein — translation MELKRRNRVNAEFSMASMTDIIFLLLIFFMITSSAITQSAIEVKLPTADTSNPSTQDPSVVTIKEDGKYFVNDKEIPKEQLEDYLVNTLKGEEKPSFTIRADENTKHKDVVFVMAIAENHQFNLAIATTQEK, via the coding sequence ATGGAATTGAAAAGAAGAAACAGAGTCAATGCCGAGTTCAGTATGGCGTCGATGACGGATATTATTTTCCTGTTGTTGATTTTCTTTATGATTACCAGTTCTGCGATTACCCAAAGCGCCATTGAAGTTAAATTACCAACTGCCGACACCAGTAATCCAAGTACTCAGGATCCATCCGTGGTTACGATTAAAGAAGACGGCAAGTATTTTGTAAACGATAAAGAAATCCCAAAAGAACAACTCGAAGACTATTTGGTCAATACTTTGAAAGGGGAAGAAAAACCTTCTTTCACTATCAGAGCAGATGAAAACACCAAACATAAAGATGTTGTTTTTGTGATGGCCATTGCAGAAAATCATCAGTTTAATTTAGCGATCGCGACGACTCAAGAAAAATAA
- a CDS encoding ferric siderophore ABC transporter substrate-binding protein gives MDYIIQHKKNEEKDRRRSAIITVLISLLLFLGIFFYKFTKITEKPEQVTTMLINFGDNREGAEVEEPANQEGSLAANTEVTPEAKPEPVKEVVEPVVKEKIITGNNTKISTPKVEKVVKVEAKTPTKTNPAKATPIKTNPAKATTPNSNTGTGDGKGTAAVGNLLKGRGTKTGTQGNSTTPGNSGDPLGGEGNGDSKIGVDRKLVGFIPGTMGRGGAQPAHNCSASGSINIAYTVDKAGNVVSARRSGGVSDPCVVTASVSWVKQFVKAEKSNSSSTGVYSITF, from the coding sequence ATGGATTATATCATTCAACATAAAAAAAACGAAGAGAAAGACAGACGAAGAAGCGCAATTATTACGGTTCTCATTTCGCTATTGCTTTTCTTAGGGATTTTCTTTTATAAATTTACCAAAATCACCGAAAAACCAGAGCAAGTCACAACAATGCTCATTAATTTCGGAGATAACAGAGAAGGTGCAGAAGTAGAGGAACCCGCCAACCAGGAAGGAAGTTTGGCAGCCAATACAGAAGTTACTCCTGAAGCTAAACCAGAACCGGTAAAAGAAGTGGTAGAACCTGTTGTTAAAGAAAAAATCATTACCGGAAACAATACGAAAATCTCAACTCCCAAAGTAGAGAAAGTGGTAAAAGTGGAAGCAAAAACGCCCACCAAAACCAATCCAGCAAAAGCGACTCCTATAAAGACCAATCCAGCAAAAGCAACTACTCCTAACTCAAACACCGGAACTGGCGATGGCAAAGGAACTGCTGCGGTCGGAAACCTTTTGAAAGGTCGTGGGACTAAAACGGGCACCCAAGGAAATTCCACAACTCCAGGAAATTCTGGCGACCCTCTGGGTGGCGAAGGAAATGGCGACAGTAAAATTGGCGTCGACCGAAAATTAGTTGGCTTTATTCCTGGAACCATGGGACGTGGTGGCGCGCAACCTGCCCACAACTGTTCGGCGAGTGGCAGTATCAATATCGCTTACACGGTCGACAAAGCCGGAAATGTAGTTTCTGCAAGGCGTTCGGGCGGAGTTTCTGATCCGTGTGTGGTTACAGCTTCCGTGAGTTGGGTAAAGCAATTTGTGAAAGCTGAAAAATCAAACAGCTCATCTACAGGAGTTTATAGTATTACTTTTTAA
- a CDS encoding bifunctional folylpolyglutamate synthase/dihydrofolate synthase: protein MTNQQYQEALDWLFVQIPSYQTDGKKAYKPGLENITKLCDSFGNPQEKLKMIHIGGTNGKGSTSNMLASVLQEAGFNIGLYNSPHLIDFTERIKINGENCDKKFVYDFIQKLRKLPEDITPSFFEFTTIMAFEFFYQKKVDYAIIEVGLGGRLDSTNIITPLLSAITNVALDHQDLLGNTIEEIANEKAGIIKPNVPVISGAEDLIVKNIIKAKAAEQKTTFIDATTIKTDFKSDLKGNYQQKNIKVVLALINELQNLGINISDKNIQDGLLNVHQNTNFIGRWFEFSKDPLIICDTAHNQAGLEQVFEQLNSIPKFKHIILGFVAEKNINEVLKILPENSTFYFAKPANNRGRHPNDYEDLLKKSKINYKIFDTIQDAYLFAKQQLKKEEMIFIGGSNFVVGEFLEKNLED, encoded by the coding sequence ATGACAAATCAGCAATACCAAGAAGCGCTCGACTGGCTTTTCGTACAAATACCGAGTTATCAAACCGATGGCAAAAAAGCCTATAAACCCGGTTTGGAAAACATTACGAAACTCTGTGACTCTTTTGGTAATCCGCAAGAGAAACTAAAGATGATTCACATCGGCGGAACGAACGGAAAAGGTTCTACCAGCAATATGCTTGCTTCAGTCTTACAGGAAGCTGGTTTTAATATTGGACTTTACAACTCTCCTCACCTCATCGATTTTACCGAAAGAATTAAAATCAATGGCGAAAACTGTGACAAAAAATTCGTTTATGATTTCATTCAAAAATTGAGAAAGTTACCCGAAGATATTACGCCTTCTTTTTTTGAATTCACGACGATTATGGCGTTCGAATTTTTTTATCAAAAGAAAGTAGATTATGCAATTATCGAAGTTGGTCTAGGCGGTAGATTAGATTCTACCAATATTATCACGCCACTACTTTCAGCGATTACGAACGTTGCTTTAGATCATCAAGATTTATTAGGAAATACGATTGAAGAAATCGCCAACGAAAAAGCCGGAATTATAAAACCTAATGTACCCGTTATTTCTGGCGCAGAAGATTTAATTGTTAAAAATATCATTAAAGCAAAAGCAGCCGAACAGAAGACAACATTCATCGATGCAACAACCATCAAAACTGATTTCAAATCAGATCTGAAAGGAAACTATCAGCAAAAGAATATTAAGGTCGTCTTGGCTTTAATTAATGAATTACAAAATTTAGGAATAAACATTTCAGATAAAAACATTCAAGATGGACTTTTAAACGTACATCAAAACACCAATTTCATCGGTCGTTGGTTTGAATTTTCCAAAGATCCACTTATTATTTGTGATACTGCACACAATCAAGCTGGCTTAGAACAGGTTTTTGAGCAGCTCAACTCTATTCCAAAATTCAAACATATCATCTTAGGATTCGTTGCGGAAAAGAATATTAATGAAGTTTTAAAAATTCTTCCAGAAAATTCAACCTTCTATTTTGCAAAACCTGCCAACAATCGAGGTCGACACCCAAACGATTATGAAGATTTATTAAAAAAATCAAAAATAAATTATAAAATTTTTGATACCATTCAGGACGCATATCTTTTTGCTAAACAACAACTTAAAAAAGAGGAAATGATTTTTATCGGCGGAAGCAACTTTGTAGTCGGAGAATTTTTAGAAAAAAATTTGGAAGATTAG
- a CDS encoding YifB family Mg chelatase-like AAA ATPase, which translates to MLVKIYGSAIFGVSAQTITIEVNVDTGGVGYHLVGLPDNAIKESSYRISAALKNIGFKIPGKKITINMAPADLRKEGSAYDLSIALGILAASEQIKAEEISKYIIMGELSLDGGLLPIKGVLPIAIKAKEEGFKGIILPKLNIREAAIVSDLEVYGIDNIKEVVDFFNEGIPLERTTIDIRKEFQEKVHHFPNDFSEVKGQETAKRAMEVAAAGGHNIILIGPPGSGKTMLAKRVPTILPPLTLIEALETTKIHSVAGKIGTETSLMTVRPFRSPHHTISDVALVGGGSYPQPGEISLAHNGVLFLDEMPEFKRTVLEVMRQPLEDREVTISRAKFTVNYPASFMLVASMNPSPSGFFPDDPNNTSSQFEMQRYMNKLSGPLLDRIDIHIEVQKVEFEQLADKRKGEQSDEIRRRVLIARELQSNRYKDSDIHYNAQMGPRDIEKFCELDEASQTLIKTAMEKLNLSARAYDRILKVSRTIADLEQAETLNAAHISEAIQYRSLDREFWNV; encoded by the coding sequence ATGTTAGTGAAAATTTACGGGAGTGCTATTTTCGGAGTTTCTGCACAAACAATCACCATTGAAGTCAATGTAGATACTGGAGGCGTCGGTTACCATTTGGTTGGTCTTCCGGATAACGCCATTAAAGAAAGCAGTTATCGAATATCTGCAGCGTTGAAAAATATTGGTTTCAAAATTCCGGGAAAGAAAATTACCATCAATATGGCGCCGGCAGATCTACGTAAAGAAGGTTCTGCTTACGACTTAAGTATCGCCTTAGGAATCCTAGCTGCCTCAGAGCAGATTAAAGCCGAAGAAATAAGTAAATACATCATTATGGGTGAATTATCCTTAGACGGAGGATTATTGCCGATTAAAGGGGTTTTACCCATTGCCATTAAAGCAAAAGAAGAAGGATTTAAGGGAATTATTTTACCCAAACTAAATATTCGAGAAGCTGCAATTGTGAGCGATTTAGAAGTTTATGGAATCGACAACATTAAAGAAGTGGTGGATTTCTTTAATGAAGGAATTCCTTTAGAACGAACGACGATTGATATCCGAAAAGAATTCCAAGAAAAAGTACATCATTTCCCAAATGACTTTTCAGAAGTAAAAGGTCAGGAAACCGCTAAACGCGCAATGGAAGTTGCAGCAGCAGGTGGACATAACATTATTTTAATCGGGCCGCCAGGAAGTGGCAAAACAATGCTTGCGAAAAGAGTTCCGACCATACTACCTCCTTTAACTTTAATAGAAGCCTTAGAAACAACTAAAATACATTCTGTCGCCGGGAAGATTGGGACGGAAACCTCATTGATGACGGTGCGACCATTTAGAAGTCCGCATCATACTATTTCTGACGTCGCTTTAGTCGGTGGCGGTAGTTACCCTCAGCCTGGAGAAATTTCATTAGCACATAACGGCGTTTTATTTCTCGATGAAATGCCGGAATTTAAGAGAACTGTTTTAGAAGTAATGCGTCAACCTTTGGAAGATCGTGAAGTCACCATTTCCCGCGCGAAATTTACAGTGAATTATCCCGCGAGTTTCATGTTGGTTGCGAGCATGAATCCCAGTCCTAGTGGTTTTTTTCCTGACGATCCCAATAATACTTCTTCACAATTCGAGATGCAGCGGTATATGAATAAACTTTCTGGGCCACTACTCGACCGAATCGATATTCACATTGAAGTACAAAAAGTAGAATTCGAACAACTGGCAGATAAAAGGAAAGGCGAACAAAGTGATGAAATCAGAAGACGGGTTTTAATTGCAAGGGAACTTCAAAGCAATCGGTATAAAGATTCCGATATTCATTACAATGCGCAAATGGGCCCGCGTGATATTGAGAAGTTTTGTGAACTCGATGAAGCTTCGCAAACCCTCATTAAAACAGCGATGGAAAAACTGAATTTATCTGCACGAGCTTATGATCGAATTTTAAAGGTGTCCAGAACTATCGCCGATTTGGAACAAGCAGAAACCTTAAATGCTGCTCATATTTCAGAAGCGATTCAATATCGAAGTTTAGACCGTGAGTTTTGGAATGTGTAA
- a CDS encoding DUF3078 domain-containing protein translates to MKKLTLAGILISGFLTAQGNAEDVPQDTLKNWSIQGQNTLMLNQAAFSNWIGGGANNVGWIAGVNYNMTYEKGKDLWENIVVLGYGENKTQGLGNRKTQDIINLSTNFGRKIYDHWYVSGGASLLTQFAAGYTDGNNPDAKKLSNFMAPGYVNVGAGFTYRPNDNFTMTLRPANARWTFVLDKDLQYAGNYGLKHDGASSLFQFGFLGTAIYKVKLMENITLVNSASVFSNYLSHPERLVLSYGGVFNMKINKYISSVVTLDLLYDHNQIWKTQMKQTLGVGLAYNIDNGIKRSDDKSNQTWK, encoded by the coding sequence ATGAAAAAATTAACGTTAGCCGGAATTTTAATTTCAGGATTTTTAACAGCTCAAGGCAATGCTGAAGATGTACCGCAGGACACCTTGAAGAATTGGTCTATTCAAGGACAAAACACATTGATGCTTAATCAAGCTGCATTTTCTAATTGGATTGGTGGTGGTGCTAATAATGTCGGTTGGATTGCCGGTGTTAATTACAATATGACTTATGAAAAGGGGAAAGATTTGTGGGAAAATATTGTGGTGTTGGGTTACGGAGAAAATAAGACGCAAGGCTTAGGGAATAGAAAAACTCAGGATATTATCAATCTATCCACGAATTTTGGAAGAAAAATTTATGACCATTGGTATGTTTCCGGTGGAGCGAGTTTGCTTACTCAGTTCGCTGCCGGTTATACAGATGGAAATAATCCAGATGCAAAGAAGCTTTCTAATTTCATGGCTCCTGGTTATGTGAATGTTGGTGCCGGTTTTACCTATAGACCAAACGATAATTTCACCATGACTTTGCGTCCTGCGAATGCAAGATGGACTTTCGTTTTAGATAAAGATTTGCAGTATGCTGGAAATTATGGTTTGAAACACGACGGTGCTTCGTCATTATTCCAATTCGGTTTTTTAGGAACTGCGATTTACAAGGTTAAATTAATGGAGAACATTACGTTGGTGAATTCAGCCTCTGTATTCTCTAATTACCTCAGTCATCCAGAACGATTGGTTCTTTCTTATGGAGGCGTTTTTAATATGAAAATCAACAAATATATTTCTTCAGTCGTAACTTTAGATTTACTGTATGATCATAATCAAATTTGGAAAACTCAAATGAAGCAAACTTTAGGAGTTGGTTTGGCGTATAATATTGACAATGGTATAAAACGCTCGGATGATAAATCCAATCAAACTTGGAAATAG
- a CDS encoding DUF3078 domain-containing protein: MRKLFTVIISLVSLAVFSQKEKNVLGEIDSISQKRWNATALNLDSLANPKLEKFAVLFKDTIVIRDRVKITESGDDIPVTPYNILQLKDPIKWFYYGQNNLVFNQSAFSNWNSGGNNNIGVIGKINYTLSYKNKRHFLDNNIQLGYGFVSSQGEASRKTEDYINLMTNYGYDIGRNFYLSTGFQFLSQFSTGYNYSLTPNPSFEDRISRFMSPGYVYAGVGILYNPNENFQVIFRPVNGKFTFVMDPLLQQAGRYGLEKDGQSVRSEIGALVNVVYRLKIYKDINLVNQLNLFSNYAFHPERVDIAYNGTLNFKFNKFINTVISLDLLYDHDQMKKLQLKQTLGVGFSYNFGYEVKEKNKKMIKPFVN, translated from the coding sequence ATGAGAAAGTTGTTTACCGTTATTATATCATTGGTGTCATTGGCTGTTTTTTCCCAGAAAGAAAAAAATGTTCTGGGTGAAATCGATTCTATTTCACAAAAGAGATGGAATGCTACGGCGCTGAATTTAGACAGTCTGGCTAATCCGAAGCTGGAAAAATTTGCAGTTCTTTTTAAAGATACAATCGTTATTCGTGACCGAGTAAAAATCACAGAAAGCGGCGATGATATTCCTGTTACGCCCTATAATATATTGCAGTTAAAAGATCCGATTAAGTGGTTTTATTACGGCCAGAATAATCTTGTTTTTAATCAGTCTGCCTTTTCTAACTGGAACTCTGGAGGGAATAATAATATCGGTGTTATCGGGAAAATCAATTATACTTTAAGTTATAAAAACAAAAGACATTTCTTAGACAATAATATCCAATTGGGTTACGGTTTTGTTTCTTCGCAAGGAGAAGCTTCTCGAAAGACAGAAGATTATATTAATTTGATGACCAACTACGGTTACGATATCGGGAGGAATTTTTACCTGTCAACTGGTTTTCAATTTTTGTCGCAGTTTTCAACGGGATATAATTATTCATTAACACCAAATCCATCATTTGAAGATCGAATTTCTCGATTCATGTCACCGGGTTATGTTTATGCTGGGGTCGGGATTTTATATAATCCGAATGAAAACTTTCAGGTGATTTTCAGACCGGTGAATGGTAAGTTTACATTTGTTATGGATCCTTTGCTACAGCAAGCGGGCAGATATGGTTTAGAAAAAGATGGTCAGTCTGTTCGATCTGAAATTGGAGCTTTGGTTAATGTGGTTTACCGTTTGAAAATTTACAAAGATATTAATTTAGTCAATCAACTTAACCTCTTTAGTAATTATGCCTTTCACCCTGAGAGAGTTGATATTGCTTATAATGGCACTCTTAATTTTAAATTCAATAAATTTATCAACACGGTCATCAGTTTAGATTTGCTTTACGATCATGATCAAATGAAGAAACTTCAATTGAAACAGACATTGGGTGTTGGTTTTTCTTATAATTTTGGTTATGAAGTTAAAGAGAAGAATAAAAAAATGATTAAACCTTTCGTTAATTAG
- a CDS encoding rhomboid family intramembrane serine protease has protein sequence MLKNHINLKAVLYAAIMVAAMWLGYLLQQLGWFSGCSGAIIPLSPYGLKGIFLSPFLHGSLEHIFGNSVPVFVLIFLLYQFYPFIARQILFLGWILTGFLVWLLPPIDIYTGELNHVCIIGASGIVYVLAFFIFFSGVFRWNMKFLTVSMVVALYYGSLIWGVLPEELFSQLPEPSRVSWQSHLSGATIGILMAFIFRKSGERKVKYIWEFPNYYSEKDDKLWQEYKENHPEDFLELPYKKKENPWEHLDEIRKNQ, from the coding sequence ATGCTGAAAAACCACATTAATCTCAAAGCAGTGCTTTACGCAGCCATAATGGTTGCAGCGATGTGGTTGGGATATTTACTACAGCAGCTCGGTTGGTTTAGTGGTTGTTCAGGCGCAATCATTCCACTAAGTCCTTATGGATTAAAAGGAATTTTTCTATCTCCTTTTTTACATGGCAGCCTGGAACACATCTTTGGTAATTCAGTTCCTGTTTTTGTTTTAATATTTCTGTTATATCAATTTTACCCTTTTATCGCAAGACAAATATTATTTCTGGGTTGGATTTTAACCGGATTTCTAGTCTGGCTTTTACCTCCCATCGATATTTATACTGGAGAACTTAATCATGTTTGCATCATCGGCGCAAGTGGAATTGTTTATGTATTAGCATTTTTCATATTCTTCAGTGGTGTATTTCGATGGAACATGAAGTTCTTAACCGTATCGATGGTCGTTGCCTTATATTACGGGAGTTTAATTTGGGGCGTTTTGCCTGAAGAATTATTTTCCCAACTTCCAGAACCGAGCAGAGTATCGTGGCAGTCGCATTTATCCGGTGCAACAATTGGAATATTAATGGCTTTTATTTTCCGAAAATCAGGTGAAAGAAAAGTAAAATACATCTGGGAATTTCCCAACTATTACAGTGAAAAAGATGATAAACTTTGGCAGGAATACAAAGAAAACCATCCTGAAGATTTCTTAGAACTTCCCTATAAAAAGAAAGAAAACCCTTGGGAACATCTTGATGAAATTCGAAAAAATCAATAA
- the dprA gene encoding DNA-processing protein DprA, producing the protein MRSEENLYSIALRHCPLIGDVIFRKLVGEVGSPKEVWELSKSGLQNIFGIGRKIAVEIGNPEHLKFAEKEIAFCEKNNIKINLRHLGDLPSLLNECEDAPAILYQKGNFDSSKKPVSIVGTRNISNYGRQFIEDFLKAVKNENIITISGLALGVDAEVHELSIQNKIPTVAVLAHGFHTLYPSRNRKLSHKIAEENGVLFTEFNSSQKPDRENFIQRNRVIAGLSPATIVVETAFGGGSISTATFANNYNREVYALPGRIDEKYSQGCNQLIHQNKAAIISTISSLIENLGFLHDTEKIGELFPSSEIKVLLPDHQQNLLNTLDKKIPFSLDEISQRLEIPTYKILPDLLQLEILGYIKALSGRQYLAL; encoded by the coding sequence ATGCGTTCCGAAGAAAATCTTTATTCTATTGCGCTGCGACACTGTCCTTTAATCGGAGATGTAATCTTCCGAAAACTAGTGGGTGAAGTTGGTTCTCCTAAAGAAGTCTGGGAACTTTCAAAATCAGGTTTACAAAACATTTTCGGAATCGGCAGAAAAATCGCAGTCGAAATAGGAAATCCCGAACATTTAAAATTTGCAGAAAAAGAAATTGCTTTTTGTGAGAAAAACAATATCAAAATCAATCTGCGTCATCTTGGAGATTTACCATCATTATTAAATGAATGTGAAGACGCTCCAGCTATTCTCTATCAAAAGGGAAATTTTGATTCTTCTAAAAAACCAGTAAGTATTGTAGGGACCAGAAATATTTCAAACTACGGAAGACAATTTATCGAAGATTTTTTAAAGGCCGTTAAAAACGAAAACATCATCACTATTAGTGGTTTGGCTTTAGGCGTTGATGCTGAAGTTCACGAACTTTCTATTCAAAACAAAATACCGACTGTTGCTGTTTTAGCACATGGCTTTCATACGCTCTACCCTTCCAGAAATAGAAAGCTTTCACATAAAATAGCAGAAGAAAATGGCGTATTATTTACCGAATTCAATTCTTCTCAAAAACCAGATCGCGAAAATTTCATTCAACGAAACCGTGTTATTGCCGGATTATCACCAGCAACGATTGTGGTAGAAACGGCTTTCGGAGGCGGTTCGATCAGCACGGCAACTTTCGCTAACAATTACAACAGAGAAGTTTATGCTTTGCCTGGCAGAATCGATGAAAAATACAGCCAAGGTTGCAATCAACTTATTCATCAAAACAAAGCTGCCATCATTTCAACCATTTCATCGCTCATCGAAAATCTTGGCTTTCTGCATGACACCGAAAAGATTGGCGAACTTTTCCCAAGTTCTGAAATCAAAGTTTTACTTCCTGATCATCAGCAAAACCTTCTTAATACATTAGATAAAAAGATTCCATTCTCTTTAGATGAAATTTCACAGCGATTAGAAATCCCGACTTATAAAATTTTACCTGATTTATTGCAATTAGAAATTCTGGGATATATAAAAGCGCTTTCAGGAAGACAATATCTCGCACTTTAG